In Enterobacter cloacae, the following are encoded in one genomic region:
- the ppiB gene encoding peptidyl-prolyl cis-trans isomerase has product MNRRLFIGGCLGLCTGAVVLPAALRWLDVQGEIIEMELNSGTVTLQLFSDVAPNHVARIKTLVQSSFYEGIPFSRVIEGFMAQTGDPVRNTEFDHKSLPKLAAEFNNLPFERGTLGMARSRNPHSACHQFFITSTRTHFLDQNYTAFGKVIKGMELIDQLRRGDAGIGTVVNPDVIKRMRLI; this is encoded by the coding sequence ATGAATCGTCGGTTGTTTATCGGTGGATGCCTGGGTTTATGCACTGGTGCCGTAGTGCTTCCTGCTGCGTTGAGATGGTTAGATGTTCAAGGTGAAATCATTGAGATGGAACTGAATAGCGGAACCGTAACGCTGCAATTATTTTCAGACGTTGCACCTAATCATGTAGCAAGAATAAAAACATTGGTGCAGTCATCATTTTATGAGGGTATACCATTCTCCCGGGTTATTGAGGGGTTCATGGCGCAAACGGGTGACCCGGTAAGGAATACGGAGTTTGATCACAAATCATTACCTAAGCTGGCTGCGGAATTTAATAACCTACCGTTTGAACGCGGTACTCTCGGAATGGCGAGATCGAGAAATCCGCATAGTGCCTGCCATCAATTTTTTATCACCTCAACCAGAACCCATTTTTTGGATCAAAATTATACTGCATTCGGAAAAGTCATAAAAGGTATGGAATTGATTGACCAACTCCGTCGTGGTGATGCCGGGATCGGTACGGTTGTTAATCCTGATGTTATAAAAAGAATGCGCCTAATTTAA
- a CDS encoding MBL fold metallo-hydrolase, with the protein MSEKFPLKNLGDVSVTAVSDGYLQVDFGLLANVDESECRQIQDNACIREHNAVHINTFLVRRKGKNILIDSGAGGIKGWGGNLVNNLAELGIKPDDIDAVLLTHTHPDHIGGLINSQGEAIFPFAELLISADEFNYIEDDENFESVSDRVKGNFLLARSIFKKYQNKIRLINEGEILPGIFSIPLKGHTPGHTGYRIEGSNGNLLIWGDIVHFPHIQLLKPDVSIAFDSDPQLAAETRVRILDIVSSDRILVGGMHLGEQGFSYIEKRQSGYGIVDI; encoded by the coding sequence ATGAGTGAAAAATTTCCATTGAAGAATCTTGGTGATGTCTCTGTCACCGCGGTAAGCGATGGCTATCTCCAGGTTGATTTTGGACTGCTTGCAAATGTAGACGAGTCTGAGTGTAGACAAATTCAGGACAATGCCTGCATACGTGAGCATAATGCGGTTCATATTAATACTTTTCTGGTCCGACGGAAAGGGAAGAACATCCTGATCGATAGTGGTGCCGGTGGTATTAAGGGCTGGGGAGGTAACCTGGTTAACAATCTTGCTGAACTTGGGATCAAACCTGATGATATTGATGCAGTGCTGCTCACACATACCCACCCTGACCATATTGGTGGGTTGATAAACTCACAAGGAGAGGCCATTTTTCCTTTTGCGGAATTGCTGATCAGCGCTGATGAATTTAATTACATAGAAGATGATGAAAATTTTGAGTCTGTCAGCGATCGTGTTAAAGGTAATTTCCTTTTAGCGCGGAGTATATTCAAAAAGTATCAGAATAAAATTCGTTTAATTAATGAAGGTGAAATTTTACCTGGTATCTTTTCGATTCCATTAAAAGGCCATACACCTGGTCATACGGGATACAGAATAGAGGGTAGTAATGGGAATTTGTTAATTTGGGGCGATATTGTCCATTTTCCCCATATCCAATTATTAAAACCAGATGTATCGATAGCCTTCGATTCGGATCCACAATTGGCAGCAGAGACACGAGTCAGGATCCTTGATATCGTTAGCTCAGACAGGATCCTTGTTGGTGGAATGCATTTGGGGGAGCAAGGATTTAGCTATA